A region of the Treponema primitia ZAS-1 genome:
TCCAGATTTCGTCCTGGTTTTGCTCCACTATCCTGGCAACGATGTTCAGCACCACCGCCCGTTCCCGCAGACCGGGCAGCATACTATCCGGAAACGCTTCCTGGCCGGAAACTGTCACACCGGCGGCCAAAAATAGCAAACCGCCGATGAATGTAAGCCTCTGTAAATAAGGATGCCGGTTCATCGGGATCCTTCGGACTTCCGTCCGCTGTAATCTGCCGCCCGGATCATGGCCGGTTCTCCGGAACTCATAAAATTCCTACTTTCCGGCAGGCGGATTATTACGATATCCGAAGAATCATCCCCCAAATATTGTAAAACCCCATTCAAATCTGAAATGGGCATAATTGTTTGCATATCCAGGGAGGCCAGGGTTGAATCTGCAGGAGCGGTGTCCGGAGTACTTCGAAGGAAGAAGAAGCCAAAAGCGAGGATCAGCGCAGCAGCTGTGGCAGCAAGCAGGGGCAGGGGCACCGAAACGGAGCGGCCCCAAATCTGTACCGGACGCTCCCGGATCGCCGCATCGGGGTTACTAAGCCGCTGCCAGACCCGTTCCGTTAGGGCAGCCGCAGAGAACCGCTCTTCTTCCAGTGTTCCGGAAAGCTGCCGGAACTGTTCCAAACGGCTTGTACAGTGGGAACAATCCCGAAGATGGGCTTCAAGCTTTTCTTTCCAGGGAGACGGCAATTCCCCATCGTAATAAAGGGAAAGTATTTGAGGATCAGGGCACATATGAACCATCCTTGCGGAAGGGGCCTTCCGCTTTTAAAAGCCCGGCCAGACGTTCCCGGGCTCTGAATACCCGGACCTTCACATTACCTTCACTAATGCCAAGAACTTGGCCAATTTTCTTATAATTAAGCTCACCATATTCTCTTAAAATTAAAACCATCCGTAAATTCTTCGGCAATTTTCGCAATGCCTCCTGAATTTCCTCCTTGGATTCCTTCTTTAACAGCGCGCTTTCGCCGGTCTCCGGGCTCCGAATATCTTCCCGAAAGGCCTTTTGATAGGCTTTTCGCTCTCTGTCCTTACGTTTCGCATAATTCAGAGATGCGTTTGTTGCCACCCTGATAAGCCAGTACTTGGCCTCCTCGGGGTTGGGGAAAACCATCTTTTTTTCGTACAGCCGGAAAAAAGCATCCTGACAAAGGTCCTCTGCAGCTTCCTCGCTGTTGGTTATACGGTACACCACCCGAAACAGTATAGGAAATACGGTATCGTAAAGCCGGCGGAACTCTGCAACAGACTCATCCCCCTCTGATCCTGAAAACAATTTATCCCCTTGGTTGTTACATTATTCTACAGTTAAATTAACGGCGCTTTATATACGGCGCCATACGGCGCCCTTGGGGCCATCTTCCAGCAAAATTCCCCGCT
Encoded here:
- a CDS encoding anti-sigma factor family protein; this translates as MCPDPQILSLYYDGELPSPWKEKLEAHLRDCSHCTSRLEQFRQLSGTLEEERFSAAALTERVWQRLSNPDAAIRERPVQIWGRSVSVPLPLLAATAAALILAFGFFFLRSTPDTAPADSTLASLDMQTIMPISDLNGVLQYLGDDSSDIVIIRLPESRNFMSSGEPAMIRAADYSGRKSEGSR
- a CDS encoding RNA polymerase sigma factor; protein product: MFSGSEGDESVAEFRRLYDTVFPILFRVVYRITNSEEAAEDLCQDAFFRLYEKKMVFPNPEEAKYWLIRVATNASLNYAKRKDRERKAYQKAFREDIRSPETGESALLKKESKEEIQEALRKLPKNLRMVLILREYGELNYKKIGQVLGISEGNVKVRVFRARERLAGLLKAEGPFRKDGSYVP